The segment tcctaggactgcgctcGTCTgaacagagacctcagatgtacccagaatctgctggagccactctcccagtttgtgggtaacagcccccagtgctcccattACCACTGGaaccactgttgcctttactccccacatcctttctagctcctctttcagcccttggatatttttcgatcttctcgtgttccttcttcttgatgttgctgtcgcttgggattgctacgtctatcaccacTGCACCATCTGCTTGAATGCACCCCAGTTTAATCATACAAGCCTTATACATCATCACAGATCATATTACAGGCACCAAGACCAACATTAAAAGCATCACATAGCCTGATACAGCggccacatattcacacacacacacatacacacacacacacacacagagtcataacataaccctaaactaactttaacttTAAGCTAAGTCTTCatctaaaattaatgattttacattaagggaacttgctttttgtccccataagggaggtgagtccccacaacatTAGGAATAccttgtacacacacagacacacacagacacacacaaacacacacacacacatatacacagctGACATATGCAACAGCATCATTAATCAAGCGTATGGATAGAGGTAAACTGGCGCCAACATGCTGAGTAATGTCCAAAATTACCTGAATATAGTCACAGTGGCCACATAATATAACATGTGTATAGGGCCCCCACAACCACTAGGGGGCCCCGTTGTgccaacagttttttttttctcaaatgtaAACTGACACTTTTGGTAACCAAGTGTCCTTGTGTTGATCTAAAATACATACCTTATTTAAGCTCACAAtggctaaaataaaatgtatgtatagaTCAAAAAGCAGTTTTCATTCTGAGAGCCCTTATCAGCAAACCAATTTCAAAGTCATCATCAGATTCTCACATACGGACATACTGACGTTGATGGCTGAGTCGGTAGAGTCAGTCTGACAGTCTGAAGGTGAGATTGCTAAATCAAGGACAACGTTTAGACAGATATTTTATGCACTGTTTTATGTTTACTCTTGTTAATTTATTCAAAAcgtgttttattaaaatcattttattggTTCATTATTTATAGTTCGCACGTGTTTTGAGTTTGACAAATTTGATTGTTAACaatagggatgcatgatattggattttttgccgatatccgatatgccgatatttccaactcattgtggccgattgctgATGCCGATATTGATATATGcgcatatttttttccagctggctgaggagactattatgcatgcaagcatagattgtactaagtatgatcaagaaagacaatatatgaaggaagaatttaggaagaccggagttcaggagctcagcattaaaacttaaatgaacctgccaagtgggtgcagcagtagagttttcattgagtttattagacaaacaggattaatgtgtaggatttaatctctggtccacactccggaccagaaggtggcggtaatgcacctaatacgctggttgacaaccgccgttataaaccaaaaagaagaagatttttttcccccagagtggtacatcctgtcagccgaggggtttcctatctgtgcagccgaacattACAgctcctccacggactgtttcaccctgacggtcccggtgtttcctccgcaggctccacttcactcagctgcctgtcagacccgctgcttcttcccactttaacctgtgTAACAAACcgctaacgctccgctagctGCAGCATAACCGGAGGGAAGGACAGCCAGCTAGCCTTCCAGCTAACGTTTgaagaattgaatttaaaatccttctcctcacatACAAAGCCCTTAACGGTCAGGCACCATTATttcttaaagagctcatagtaccctatttccccactagaacactgcgctcccagtatgcaggcttactggtggttcctacagtcaccaaaagtagaatgggaggcagagccttcagctatgaggctcctctcttgtggaaccatcttccagattcagtccagGGGACAGACatcctctctatgtttaagagtaggcttaaaactttcctttttgataaagcttatagttagggccgaccaggctcaccttggatcagcccttagttatgctgctataggcctagactgctgggggacttccattgatgcactgagctcctctctcctcttctccatctgtatgtattcttttaccattaatgcttgttactaacttgacttcttccccggagttctttgtgctatctcatccgcaggaaaccccatAAACTATGCTGACGTGTTAACGTCCTTCTtctgtccttctccagctgttaCTGTTTGTTGCTGCAAGTCATatatctattgttgttgttgttgtagctgttgctgttctgcttctctgtgctcCCCCCCtcaacccccacccccaccctcttctctctctctcaaccaaaccggtcaaggcagatggctgcctacctagagccgggttctgcttgatgtttcttcctgttaaaggggagtttttccttaccgctgtcgccaagtgctgctcatgagggaattgttgggtctctctctgtgtaaattaaagagttcggtctagatctgctccatgtgaaaaatgccctgggatgacttctgttgtgatttggcgcaatataaataaaattgaattgaactgaactgaattatatgtatatgtatatgcagtctataagcagtgacagtgtatatgtatatgcagtctataagcagtgacagtgtatatgtatatgcagtctataagcagtgacagtgtatatgtatatgcagagtatataagcagtgacagtgtatatgtatatgcagtatataagcagtgacagtgtatatgtatatgcagtatataagcagtgacagtgtatatgtatatgcagtctataagcagtgacagtgtatatgtatttgCAGTctataagcagtgacagtgtacATGTATATGCAGTCTATAAGCAGttacagtgtatatgtatatgcagtatataagcagtgacagtgtatatgtatatgcagtctataagcagtgacagtgtatatgtatatgcagtctataagcagtgacagtgtatatGCAGTCTATAAGCAGttacagtgtatatgtatatgcagtctataagcagtgacagtgtatatgtatatgcagtctataagcagtgacagtgtatatGCAGTctataagcagtgacagtgtatatgtatatgcagtatataagcagtgacagtgtatatgtatttgCAGTctataagcagtgacagtgtatatgtatacGCAGTCTATATGCAGTTACagtgtatatgcagtatataagCAGTTACagtgtatatgcagtatataagcagttacagtgtgtatgtatatgcagtctataagcagtgacagtgtatatgtatatgcagtatgtaagcagtgacagtgtatatgtatatgcagtctataagcagtgacagtgtatatgtatatgcagtatGTAAGCAGttacagtgtatatgtatatgcagtcTATAAGCAGttacagtgtatatgtatatgcagtcTATAAGCAGttacagtgtatatgtatatgtatatacagtatataagcagttacagtgtatatgtatatgcagtctataagcagtgacagtgtatatgtatatgcagtatgtaagcagtgacagtgtatatgtatattcagtaaataagcagtgacagtgtatatgtatatgcagtatataagcagtgacagtgtatatgtatatgcagtatataagcagtgacagtgtatatgtatatgcagtatataagcagtgacagtgtatatgtatatgcagtatataagcagtgacagtgtatatgtatatgcagtctataagcagtgacagtgtatatgtatatgcagtatataagcagtgacagtgtatatgtatatgcagtctataagcagtgacagtgtatatgtatttgAAGTctataagcagtgacagtgtacatgtatatgcagtctataagcagtgacagtgtatatgtatatgcagtatataagcagtgacagtgtatatgtatttgAAGTCTATAAGCAGTGACAATGTACATGTTTATGCAGTCTATAAGCAGttacagtgtatatgtatatgcagtatataagcagtgacagtgtatatgtatatgcagtctataagcagtgacagtgtatatgtatatgcagtatataagcagtgacagtgtatatgtatttgCAGTctataagcagtgacagtgtatatgtatatgcagtctataagcagtgacagtgtatatGCAGTGTATAAGCAGttacagtgtatatgtatatgcagtatgtaagcagtgacagtgtatatgtatatgcagtcTATAAGcagttacagtatatatgtatatgcagtctataagcagtgacagtgtatatgtatatgcagtctataagcagtgacagtgtatatgtatatgcagtctataagcagtgacagtgtatatgtatatgcagtatataagcagtgacagtgtatatgtatatgcagtgtataagcagtgacagtgtacatgtatatgcagtatataagcagtgacagtgtatatgtatatgcagtctataagcagtgacagtgtatatgtatatgcagtatataagcagttacagtgtatatgtatatgcagtcTATAAGCAGTGACAATGTATATGCAGTAaataagcagtgacagtgtatatgtatatgcagtcTATAAGCAGttacagtgtatatgtatatgcagtatgtaagcagtgacagtgtacatgtatatgcagtatataagcagtgacagtgtatatgtatatgcagtatataagcagtgacagtgtatatgtatatgcagtatataagcagttacagtgtatatgtatatgcagtatataagcagtgacagtgtatatgtatatgtatatacagtaaataagcagtgacagtgtatatgtatatgcagtaaataagcagtgacagtgtatatgtatatgcagtatataagcagtgacagtgtatatgtatatgcagtctataagcagtgacagtgtatatgtatatgcagtctataagcagtgacagtgtatatgtatatgcagtctataagcagtgacagtgtacatgtatatgcagtctataagcagtgacagtgtatatgtatatgcagtaaataagcagtgacagtgtatatgtatatgcagtctataagcagtgacagtgtacatgtatatgcagtctataagcagtgacagtgtatatgtatatgcagtatataagcagtgacagtgtatatgtatatgcagtatataagcagtgacagtgtatatgtatatgcagtatataagcagttacagtgtatatgtatatgcagtctataagcagtgacagtgtacatgtatatgcagtatataagcagtgacagtgtatatgtatatacagtatataagcagtgacagtgtatatgtatatgcagtatataagcagtgacagtgtatatgtatatgcagtatataagcagtgacagtgtacATGTATATGCAGTAAATAAGCAGTCTGACCCCGGTCTATGAGCTTGTCGATGTCCGGGTCCAGGCCCTGGAAGTAGCACTTTCTCCACAGACCAGAGTGAGTGGAGAACAGCGGCCTGCCGCACTCGGTCTCCAGGATGCCCATCCCCAGGATGGCCCGCCAGttctccagcagctcctcctctctgctgcccACATGCACGGGCTTCATCAGCGCCACGTCCCGCTGCCGAGCCCCGCCGCTGCCGGTATCCACCAGCGGCAGGTGGTAGATGGGCATCTCCCGGTTCTTCTGGTCGTTGGAGTCGGATCCGTGCCGGTCGCAGTTCTCCTTGTGCCGGCGGGTGTCGGTCTCGTACCAGTGGTCGGTGGAGATGGCGgagaccagcagcagcagggacagCACGCTGAGCGCGAGGCTCACCGCGGACACCGTCACCGTCACCGGCCTGGCTCTCTCCATGGCTGGGACATGGACCGTGCTGCCCCCGGCCCCGGTCCCGGAGCAGGTCCTGGAGCAGGTCCCGGTGCTGGTCTTCCGTCGGTTCCCGCCGCGATTTCCGTTAGAGGGCATCTTCTGCGGCCATCCTCGCGCCCGTCAGCCGTTCCCCGTTTGTCCTCGAGAGCTCGTTGTCATGCCGACTGACGGACTGTCCGCTGCGTCAAGGTGACGGCAGGAAACACGCAGCAGCCCGGAAGCTGCGTGACGTTGCCTTCAGAATAAAACTTCTTCAGCAATACAAATACCTTATGTTTACACACCGCGTGACGTCAGTATGCCCCCCCCCCttgatgaacacatgaacacatgatgagCACATGATGAATATATGAACACATGATGGACACATGATGACTATatgatgatgaacacatgatgaataTATGAACACATGATTAACACATAATGAATATatgatgatgaacacatgatgaatatatgatgatgaacacatgatgaatatatgatgatgaacacatgatgaacacatgatgaacacatgatgaatatatgatgatgaacacatgatgaatatatgataatgaacacatgatgaacacatgaacacatgatgaacacatgatgaatatgtgatgatgaacacatgatgaacacatgatgaatatgtgatgatgaacacatgatgaataTATGAACACATGATTAACACATGATGAATATATGttgatgaacacatgatgaatatatgatgatgaacacatgatgaatatatgatgatgaacacatgatgaacacatgatgaacacatgatgaatatatgatgatgaacacatgatgaatatatgatgatgaacacatgatgaacacatgatgaacacatgatgaatatatgatgatgaacacatgatgaacacatgatgaatatatgatgatgaatacatgaacacatgatgaatatatgatgatgaatatatgatgatgaatacatgaacacatgatgaatatatgatgatgaatatatgatgatgaatacatgaacacatgatgaatatatgatgatgaatatatgatgatgaatacatgaacacatgatgaatatatgatgatgaatatatgatgatgaatacatgaacacatgatgaatatatgatgatgaacacatgaacacatgatgaacacatgaacacatgatgaacacatgatgaatatatgatgatgaacacatgatgaatatatgatgatgagcacatgaacacatgatgaatatatgatgatgaacacatgatgaatatatgatgatgaacacatgatgaacacatgatgaatatatgatgatgaatacatgaacaca is part of the Thunnus albacares chromosome 3, fThuAlb1.1, whole genome shotgun sequence genome and harbors:
- the tmem178 gene encoding transmembrane protein 178A isoform X1, which codes for MPSNGNRGGNRRKTSTGTCSRTCSGTGAGGSTVHVPAMERARPVTVTVSAVSLALSVLSLLLLVSAISTDHWYETDTRRHKENCDRHGSDSNDQKNREMPIYHLPLVDTGSGGARQRDVALMKPVHVGSREEELLENWRAILGMGILETECGRPLFSTHSGLWRKCYFQGLDPDIDKLIDRGIADRCTAVKYHFSQPIRLRNIPLNLTRTIQQDEWHLLHLRRITAGFLGMAAAVLLCGSIVASVGFFWEESLTQHVSGLLFLMAGIFCTISLCTYAASVTYDLSRNPPFIYGLPADVDHGYGWSICCAWASLGLTVASGCLGTTFPFLSRAGALRSKTARESSV